The Fervidicoccaceae archaeon genome contains the following window.
CGGTCAGGTTGAGGAAGTCGACGCTTCTCAAGGAACGCCGACGAAGCCCATTTATTCCCGCGGCTCGGCGAAGGAGGTTCGCCTGGAGGACCCGCCGCGTGAGGGGGCGGTCCTCGTTCAGGTGAGGCTCGTGAAGTCGCTCGGCGGGAGGGTCTCGGGCTCTCTGGCGGTCTATTCCCCGAGAGGCGAGCTCCTGTTGAAATGCGTCTATAAGAGCTTCAAGCTCAGGAGAAGCACTGGCAGTAGATCGTACTTCTGGGCAACTCAGCGAGTGGCCGAGCACCTCAAGCTGCCTCTCAAGAAGATCAATCCGATGACCGGCGGGGGATGACCGGACCTCGGCGTTCGAACTAAATATGAGAGCTTCACGGACCGGGGGACCCCGTAGAAATAGAGTAATAAAAAAGATTAAAATGTGGTAATCGCTAGGACGTGTTGGCCCGAAGCGAGGGAACCAGATGTGAAATTCATAGTGGCGAGCGACGACGAGATCTTACGAGGCGAAGCTACGGACATCTATTTCTTGAGGACCAAGAAGATCCTAGAGAGGGAGGGGCTAGAGGGGGTTCGAGTAAGAGCCGAGGTCCACGCCTACGGGCTTCCGAGGGGCTACAATTGGGCCGTCTTGGCCGGAGTAGATGAGGCGCTGAAGCTCTTCGAGGGCAGAAGCGTCGACGTCTACGCTATGGAGGAGGGCACGGTCTTCAGAGCCCTCCAGCCTCTCGTGTTGATAGAAGGCCCGTACTCCGAGTTCGTGGAGCTCGAGACGAGTCTGCTCGGAATGCTCAGGTTCTACACAAGCATCGCGACAAAGGCGGCTAGAATAAAGAAAGCGGCTGGCGAGAAGACCGTGCTGTTCTTTGGCCTCAGGTGCGTGCACCCAATCGTTCAGCCCGCAGTGGATAGAGCCGCTCTGATAGGCGGGGTCGACGGAGTTAGCGGAGCCCTATCCAGGAAGTACAACGAGGTAGAGCCCGTGGGCACAATGCCCCACTCCCTCGTGATAGTTCTCGGCGGCGTCGAGAGAGCGGCTGAGGCATTCGACAAGCACGTCGAGCCTGAAGTCCCGAGGATCGTGTTAGTGGACACCTTCTTAGACGAGCGGGAGGAGGCTCTGAGAGCGGCTAGGACTCTCGGGGAGAGGCTGAGCGGCGTCAGGCTCGATACGCCCAGCTCGAGGAGAGGAGACATGAGGAGAATCGTTGAGGAGGTGAGATGGGCTCTGAGGCTCGAGGGCTTCGAGCGTGTCAAGATTTTCGTCAGCGGGGGAATCGATGAGGAGGAGGCGGCCGGGCTGAGAGACTTAGTAGACGGCTTCGGCGTTGGCACATCCATAGCCTTTCCCCCCAGCGTCGACATCAGCATGGACATAGTGGAGGTAATGGAAGGAGGCGCTTGGAGGCCCAGGACCAAGAGGGGGAAACTGCCGGGGGCCAGACAGGTCTACAGGTGCAGCGTCAACGAAGATCACGTCGTAAGGTGGGGCGCGTCGGCGCCCGAGTGCTCGGACGGAACCTCACCAGAACCTCTGCTCAAGCCGGCTGTGATGAGAGGAAGAATCGTGAGGACACCGAGGCCCCTCGCCGAGGTCAGAAAGAGGGTGCTCGCGCAGTTATCTCAGCTAAGTCTCTGAGCGCGCTGGCTCTCATTAAGTGTAACTTATTAAGTGTTAATATGATATAGATAACATAGCATAGATAACTCGAGTGGAGCCGAGAGTCATGGATAGCACCCAAGCGGTCGAGAAAAGGAAATACAGATCGGACGTGGAGATACTCTATGAGATAATGAGCACTGTTGCGGCCTCCGGCGACAGAGGTGTGAAGAAGACGCATTTGATGTATAGGACCAATCTCAACTCGAAGATGTTGAGCAGATATCTCGATCTCCTAAAGTCGGCCGACTGCATCGAAGAGATCGCGGTGGCGAAATCCAAAATCGTGAAGATGAGGCCGGCCGGTAGGAAGGCCCTCATCGCTCTCAAGGCCCTCTACAGGATTCTTTACCCCCCTAAGAGGTCCGCGGAGGAGGAGTTCATCGTTAGAGAGTTGCAGAAGCTAGGCGAGATGGGTTGGAACGTGAAGATCGGGAGAGAAGTCATGGGGAGGTCGGGGGCGGACTACAAGCCCACCGCCGTGCTGGTCCGCGAGGGCGAGAGATACCTCGTCCAGGTCATTTTAGGTCTCGAGGAGACGGAGGCGAAGCTCGAGTTACTCGATCTCATAATGTCAGCGCTCGACTCGAACTCTAAGGCTATCGCCGTGACGGATAGAATAGAGATCGCTTCGATAACGCCTGAACCCGCGAAGGCTCTCGTGAAGGTGGTCGAGAGCAGACCTATGGAGACGTTGATCGAGCGCATAGTCTCTCTCATCGGCGGCGCGAGGTCGATCTTGTAATCTCGTCGTCCTTTGAGCACTACCTCGGAGAGCCAGTCATTCTCTCAATAACCAGTCTAGCGGCCTCGGAGCTGCTCATGGAGGAATATCTCCTAGCCCTAGTGACTAGCTCCTCTAATTCGTTCTGCTCCGCGTAGTCGAGCGGCGCCCCCACGCCTCCCGAGCCGGCCCACCTCTCGTGCAGCTCCTCGAGCAGATTAGCCACGGTCGGGTCAGAGAAGAACGCTGCCTTGATCCAAGAGTCCCGGCTCTCTTCGATGAGCTCAACGAGCTCTCGCCTTAACTCCTCGCGCTTCGCTCTCTCCCGCCCCAACGTGGATACACCGTCGAGTCTCGGCGCTCGAGCGCCTTTTTATTACGGGGGAGTCTTAATTCTTTACTCGGTGAGATGGTAGGTGCCCACGCTCGCCGAGACCTTAGCTAGATTGGCTTGGATGTTGATAACGCTACTCGTAGTCGTCCTCCTCCTCTCCATGACCATTAAGATAGTGCGTGAGTACGAGAGAGCGGTCGTGTTCAGGCTCGGCAGGCTGCTGGGAGCTAAGGGGCCCGGACTCTTCTTCATTATTCCATTCGTCGATTCCCTGGTCAAAGTGGACCTCAGAGTCGTCGCCGTCGACGTACCCGAGCAGAAGATAATCACAAAGGACAACGTCACGGTGGGAGTAGATGCCGTGGTGTACTATAAGGTCATGGATCCGGTAAAGGCCATAGTTAGCGTTGAGAACTACCACTTCGCGGTGATGATGATCTCCCAGACTACGTTGAGAGACGTCATAGGTCAGGTCGAGTTAGACGACCTCCTGACTAAAAGAGAAGAGATCAATAAGAGACTTCAGAAGATAATCGACGAGTTGACGGATCCTTGGGGCATAAAGGTGACGACCGTCACGCTCAAGGAGGTTAAGCTGCCCGAGAGCATGCTGAGGGCTATGGCCAAGCAGGCCGAGGCCGAGAGGTTCAGGAGAGCCAGAGTAATCGAGGCCGAGGGCGAGAGGCAGGCCGCCAGCATAATGTCAGAGGCCGCGGAGTTCTACGAGATACACCCGCTGGCCATGAGATTGAGAGAGCTCCAGACCCTCATAGAGGTGGCCAGGGAGAAGAATCTAATTGTAGTGATGCCTCAGGAGTTCTCGCAGATGGGTGGGCTGCTGGCGCTCACGAGGGCATCTCAGCAGAGGGAGAAGAGCGGCGAGAGCGGGTGAGTCGTCTAGAGAGCGACGTCGAGGAGAGCGCTATGAGCGCAGCACGTACGAGCGTCTTTTTGACATTATTACTTGTCGCATTGACCTCAGCCTCTCTCTTGTCTCAGTTCGCGTTAGCTCAGCAGGTTGAGCCGGAGCACACGCTTATAGGCAATAAGGTGCTGGTGGCTAGGATCGATGGCATAATCGACACAGCTATGGAGGAGCTAGTGAGCGGAGCCATAAGCAGAGCAGAGAGCGAGAGAGCCCTCGTCGTCTTTGAGCTCAATACCCCCGGAGGGCTTCTGAACTCCGCCCTTAACATAGCCTTGGCGATCGACCGAGCGAAGATACCCGTCGTCGGCATGGTCGTCGATAGGTGGGCTCTGAGCGCTGGGACCCTCATACTAGTGACGATGCACGTAGCGGCCATGCAGCCGGGCACGATCATAGGGTCTATGCAACCAATAGAGTACGACCCTCTCACCGGCAGATACGTGCCCGTGAACGACACGAAGATAATCAACCCGATACTTGAGTTCCTCGATGAGCACGCGGGGCCCAAAGGCAGGAACATGACCGCGGTGAGGGCGTTCGTTACGGAGAACTTGAACTTGGGGGCGGAAGATGCGCTGAAGTACGGCGTGATAAACTACGTCGCTCGGGACCTGAGCGATCTCCTGAGGCAGATGAATGGCACGGAGGTATTCATCCCCTACGCGGGCAAGAGGTTCTTGTTGGTGACCGACGGGGCTGCGGTAGAGCGATACGAGCCTCCCATGAGGGTCAAGATAGTGCACCATCTCTCGGAGCCTATGCTCAATAGCGTCCTTTTGTCGCTCGGCTTAGCGATAACTCTCTTATCGATAGTGGCTGGCCACCCGCAATACGCTCCGCTCGGAGTACTCTTGTTGGCGCTTGGCTTCCTCGGGTCCGGCTATAGCATCAACGCTACGACCTTGTTTCTTTTGGCGGCCGGCACG
Protein-coding sequences here:
- a CDS encoding nicotinate phosphoribosyltransferase, with the translated sequence MKFIVASDDEILRGEATDIYFLRTKKILEREGLEGVRVRAEVHAYGLPRGYNWAVLAGVDEALKLFEGRSVDVYAMEEGTVFRALQPLVLIEGPYSEFVELETSLLGMLRFYTSIATKAARIKKAAGEKTVLFFGLRCVHPIVQPAVDRAALIGGVDGVSGALSRKYNEVEPVGTMPHSLVIVLGGVERAAEAFDKHVEPEVPRIVLVDTFLDEREEALRAARTLGERLSGVRLDTPSSRRGDMRRIVEEVRWALRLEGFERVKIFVSGGIDEEEAAGLRDLVDGFGVGTSIAFPPSVDISMDIVEVMEGGAWRPRTKRGKLPGARQVYRCSVNEDHVVRWGASAPECSDGTSPEPLLKPAVMRGRIVRTPRPLAEVRKRVLAQLSQLSL
- a CDS encoding winged helix-turn-helix domain-containing protein, producing the protein MDSTQAVEKRKYRSDVEILYEIMSTVAASGDRGVKKTHLMYRTNLNSKMLSRYLDLLKSADCIEEIAVAKSKIVKMRPAGRKALIALKALYRILYPPKRSAEEEFIVRELQKLGEMGWNVKIGREVMGRSGADYKPTAVLVREGERYLVQVILGLEETEAKLELLDLIMSALDSNSKAIAVTDRIEIASITPEPAKALVKVVESRPMETLIERIVSLIGGARSIL
- a CDS encoding slipin family protein, with the translated sequence MPTLAETLARLAWMLITLLVVVLLLSMTIKIVREYERAVVFRLGRLLGAKGPGLFFIIPFVDSLVKVDLRVVAVDVPEQKIITKDNVTVGVDAVVYYKVMDPVKAIVSVENYHFAVMMISQTTLRDVIGQVELDDLLTKREEINKRLQKIIDELTDPWGIKVTTVTLKEVKLPESMLRAMAKQAEAERFRRARVIEAEGERQAASIMSEAAEFYEIHPLAMRLRELQTLIEVAREKNLIVVMPQEFSQMGGLLALTRASQQREKSGESG
- a CDS encoding nodulation protein NfeD, translating into MSRLESDVEESAMSAARTSVFLTLLLVALTSASLLSQFALAQQVEPEHTLIGNKVLVARIDGIIDTAMEELVSGAISRAESERALVVFELNTPGGLLNSALNIALAIDRAKIPVVGMVVDRWALSAGTLILVTMHVAAMQPGTIIGSMQPIEYDPLTGRYVPVNDTKIINPILEFLDEHAGPKGRNMTAVRAFVTENLNLGAEDALKYGVINYVARDLSDLLRQMNGTEVFIPYAGKRFLLVTDGAAVERYEPPMRVKIVHHLSEPMLNSVLLSLGLAITLLSIVAGHPQYAPLGVLLLALGFLGSGYSINATTLFLLAAGTALLVTELVTPGFGVLGMTGIAMLLFGIALLPTGGGYYFSREYARGFLYAAYASGGLLGPLTGFAIYKIIQVRKKKPFEYWTVEGKTGRALDNFDENTEGFVIIEGEYWRAISRGGPVTAGDLVRVLEKRGPLLVVEKISEQATEEAESRGRA